atttttatgttttagtccTTATGCTTCAATTTTGTGGCAGGTTTATACAGCTTGAAAACTAACAAGGATGCTGACATTTGGGTATAAAAAGTTCTTAAATGATTGCaccatattattaaaaaatcatttcctGACATAGTATGTGAGACTTATTATAAGTTCTTAAATGATTGCACCATCGGAGTAGTAAGttgttaaatttctttaatctgATCTAGCATGTAGGATACTCTAAAAGTGAGTTAAGAACCTTCACTTTAAATGTATCATTGGAGATGCTCCAACTTACCGAAAAGGCAAAAATAAACTATTATGTGCTTTTAGAGAAGTTAAATGACAGAACTTTGCCGATTTTAATTTACATGAtaagtttgatttattttaattcattttattttctttttctattagtACTTgttgagaagtttatccaaactgCCTCTTAGGTAAAGTCATGTGGGTTTgggtatatttttgttttaaattctaGATTAGACACTATGAAGTGCAAGcttttatgttttgaaaaaaaggggagctgatgcattttttttgttgtttatcacATCGTGCAGGCAATTAGCACAGTCAGGGGCCCATGTTGTTATGGCTGTCAGGAACACAAAGGCAGCTCAGGAGTTGATCCAGAAGTGGCAAGTTGACTCTGAAGGATTGAGTATTCCTCTCAATGTTGAGGTAACTTGTATGGCCATTACCCATTATTGTGTGAGGAACATTAAACTGGCTCTCTTGGAGCTTGCTATGATAAATCATATATGATTATGATCCATGGAACTTTTTTTGCATTGGAATTTGTGTTTGGATTAACTTATTTTGTTATATGGAAAGTTTTTTTGCATGATACTCAAAAGAGAGATTTTGTTTGAATAGTTGTTTTAAATGGATTAAgcttaattcaaaattatgttttgggATTACTTCTGGTCATAGACATTTCCTTTTGGCTTATCAAGGTGATGCAAGTTGATCTTCTCTCATTGGATTCTGTCACGAGGTTTGCTGAAGCATGGAATGCACGCTCAGCACCCTTACATGTTCTCATCAATAATGCTGGGATTTTTTCCATTGGAGGTTGGTATTTCTGATCAAACAAATCTGTTCCTAAATTTTGACCTTTCTGTTGTCTATGACCCTTTTATGGTTTGAGTACTTTCCAGTAATTTTTGGGATTATCTGTTGAAATatacttatctttttttctcatcttttattCTGACAAAATTATCAGAATTAGCAATAACAACTTCTGGATTGGTTCTCGTTGATGACAAATGTAACTAACccactagtattttttttgttctaactCAGAGCCACAAAAGTTCTCCAAAGATGGTTATGAACAGCACTTGCAAGTGAATCATCTTGCTCCTGCCTTGCTTTCAATACTTCTTTTGCCATCCCTTATTAGGGGTTCTCCTAGTCGCATTGTTAATGTGAATTCCATAGTAAGTTTCTTGCTATTTGAACACTATTACATATTAAAGTCATagtttattttcatgtatttttcatattaatgcCTTTGATTTATGTACTATACCAATATTTATGAAAACTTTTTGTTTGGCTAGATGCTGTTTGATTGATTCAACATTTATTACTTGTTGGTTTTTATGCCTGAATCTTATTAAAATATAGTCAataatcttttgatttgttttgtctCAAAGAATTTGGAAAATTTGCCTGTTGTTATACATTTCTATCTAAGGCCATTCAGTTTGTAATTTTCTGCGATGCTAGCAATGATGAAGATTAATGTTTTctagaattcaaatttaatagcAAATTACTTGTTATAAAAGGTTAAGTTAGTTTGGAAGAcattctctttcttttgttttggtgCATTTTTTGTCATCCTGAATCCTGATAGGCATGTTTTCCCTCACtgttttttagtaaaatttgtttcagtaaaaaaaatgacagtggTGACACTACAATATGTCCTGTAATGCTTGAGttactttgttttcttttactttttaagtaaattaatGTCATAAGTTAAAATTCTTCTTTGTGGTGtattatcaacttttttttgaGATTTTAATTAGCAAGAGACAAACACTATTGTTGAACTCTTGCTAAAACGTTTGGTGCTATGCAATGCATAACTATAAGCTTTGtttaattgcaaaaatacaatgaTGTTTCTTTGATTTCCCGTTATATGTGTGCGTGTGATTTTTCTTGATGAAATTCTTATGTTCTTgacattcaaatataaaataaatcgtTTATTTTGAACGAATGAAAGAGAACAGAACATGAATCTGGGTGATAAAATTGTTGATAAGGAAAAGCGGAATAAAATCAGATGCTCCATTAATCAGTGTATTCCAAGGAATTAAAAGTTGGATGCTTAATAAAAAGGGAGCTGTCGAATAAATAATTAGTGCAGAAATAAAGGCTGCAGATTGATGTTTGGCAGGTATTTAATGTTCtctgtatattattatttttctgtttaacTTTTCTATGATTTTAAACTGTTGAATGTTGATTGTAAAGTAATTAATCCTAGAAAATAATTAGTGctgaaataattaatgttgttttcaTGGTAAAGTAATTAATCCtagaaaataaacaatatattttagagcggtaaaaagtaattttttgttttttaatctttcacACTCTGACCATAAGAAAATCTTTAGAGTGCTTTGTCTTTTCTTTTCCCCTCTTTTCTGTAGATGCATCATGTTGGCTTTGTAGACACTGAAGATATGAATCTCACATCTGGAAAAAGGAAATTTTCTAGTATGGTAGGATACTCAAGCAGCAAGTTAGCAGAGGTACACttcatttaaatgttttttgacAATATGTTGGCTTGCAATTtacaaataagtttttcatcTGACAAAGTTACTAGTGCAATTATttgtagttatttattttttctgctATATCATATATACTTAGCTATATTAGTTGCACACAATTTAACTGATAGGATCTTGATTCTTgcatattaaatttcaaaaacaaaaataagtatgCCATTAAATGATTTTAGACACACGGGCACACACAAATAGTGTTTAAAAAGGCGTAGTATATGATGTAACTAATTTTAGGATACTGGAGACAAAACTGTTATGGATTGATAAGAAATTTTGCACCattgatatttttcaataaGAAATTTTGTAACATTGACATGCATGACAAACATTCATTCCAATGGTGTATATAATTCATTCTTGAAAATTTCCATCTTGTATTTTCAATGCTTCCCATTACTAATATATCAAGGGACTAGACTACACGTATACATTGCATTTTTGTCACTTAGGATGAACGATCCTTGCCCcttaaataaaagaaactacCTGATCCACTTAGATTAGATGACTCTGCATGCTGCATCATTGTATGGAATGGTGCCTTGGCGGCAGATGTGGTGCCTATCTTCTGGTTAAGAAAACTCACTTATGGAAGTCATTACACTGCTGACCTCTACATGTTGAGTGTTAATATctttataattatcttattctttttatgtatttttatgttatatattttcaacTATTTCTATCATGATCCATTTCTTTTTGCattaaattatacaatattACTAACTAATTAACTGATagtattttacataaatatcaattcaaaatataattatgtgcACTATTTTATCAATCTCTATCTCACATATTGCAGCACTGAGAACACACATGCAGTTAGAATCCAGGACTTaggtattttcctttttttcttacaaagtaATTGCTTATCTTCACTAGCCAAACCATATGCAGCTTAACTGCATACTTCTTAAAAGATAGTTTTTCAGCATTTTGGTTTATTTGTTACCTTGGTATAATTACATCTTGTTTGTTGTTTAGTTTTCAATAGCCTGAATCCATTTTCCCTTTATTCTTCCTCTTGTCTTGGTTCTTAAAGCCTGTTAATAGTTATTGATATTGCCTTCAAAATTTTTGTTACGTTACTGGTCAATGATTCAAAATCATATGAAGATGATTTGCTTGGTCTACCTTCCATCTTGAAGTTTTGAATGAAACATCACTTGGCATTTTCTGTTGCAGATTATGTTTAGTAGTACTATTAATAAACGACTCCCTGCTGAATCTGGCATCAGTGTATTGTGTGTATCACCTGGAATTGTTCAGACCAATGTGgtaagttttttgaaaaaattgaacatCTGTTTCTATATGGATCATGTACAACTGTAATCTTAATTAATTGTTCAatatctattttgattttacaaATCTTTGTCAAA
The Glycine max cultivar Williams 82 chromosome 16, Glycine_max_v4.0, whole genome shotgun sequence genome window above contains:
- the LOC100776273 gene encoding dehydrogenase/reductase SDR family member FEY isoform X2: MWSTKCSFSASWRVICTTPCLSLPSTTSPALSPAPPAALASKSQGLYSLKTNKDADIWYLLRSLSKLPLRQLAQSGAHVVMAVRNTKAAQELIQKWQVDSEGLSIPLNVEVMQVDLLSLDSVTRFAEAWNARSAPLHVLINNAGIFSIGEPQKFSKDGYEQHLQVNHLAPALLSILLLPSLIRGSPSRIVNVNSIMHHVGFVDTEDMNLTSGKRKFSSMVGYSSSKLAEIMFSSTINKRLPAESGISVLCVSPGIVQTNVARDLPKLVQAAYHLIPYFIFSAQEGARSALFAATDPQVPEYCEMLKADEWPVCAFISQDCRPANPSEEAHNVQTSYEVWEKTLEMIGLPSDAVERLLDGEEVKCRYGQEQ
- the LOC100776273 gene encoding dehydrogenase/reductase SDR family member FEY isoform X4, whose protein sequence is MLTFGQLAQSGAHVVMAVRNTKAAQELIQKWQVDSEGLSIPLNVEVMQVDLLSLDSVTRFAEAWNARSAPLHVLINNAGIFSIGEPQKFSKDGYEQHLQVNHLAPALLSILLLPSLIRGSPSRIVNVNSIMHHVGFVDTEDMNLTSGKRKFSSMVGYSSSKLAEIMFSSTINKRLPAESGISVLCVSPGIVQTNVARDLPKLVQAAYHLIPYFIFSAQEGARSALFAATDPQVPEYCEMLKADEWPVCAFISQDCRPANPSEEAHNVQTSYEVWEKTLEMIGLPSDAVERLLDGEEVKCRYGQEQ
- the LOC100776273 gene encoding dehydrogenase/reductase SDR family member FEY isoform X1 yields the protein MATTSSSSEEAPNTKKNKKECLGWIEWLRGWFYVVYEMLFQRIMASHLHNPMPLPPVNDLTCIVTGSTSGIGLEIARQLAQSGAHVVMAVRNTKAAQELIQKWQVDSEGLSIPLNVEVMQVDLLSLDSVTRFAEAWNARSAPLHVLINNAGIFSIGEPQKFSKDGYEQHLQVNHLAPALLSILLLPSLIRGSPSRIVNVNSIMHHVGFVDTEDMNLTSGKRKFSSMVGYSSSKLAEIMFSSTINKRLPAESGISVLCVSPGIVQTNVARDLPKLVQAAYHLIPYFIFSAQEGARSALFAATDPQVPEYCEMLKADEWPVCAFISQDCRPANPSEEAHNVQTSYEVWEKTLEMIGLPSDAVERLLDGEEVKCRYGQEQ
- the LOC100776273 gene encoding dehydrogenase/reductase SDR family member FEY isoform X3; the protein is MKYAMTILVTVRVALICKATRQLAQSGAHVVMAVRNTKAAQELIQKWQVDSEGLSIPLNVEVMQVDLLSLDSVTRFAEAWNARSAPLHVLINNAGIFSIGEPQKFSKDGYEQHLQVNHLAPALLSILLLPSLIRGSPSRIVNVNSIMHHVGFVDTEDMNLTSGKRKFSSMVGYSSSKLAEIMFSSTINKRLPAESGISVLCVSPGIVQTNVARDLPKLVQAAYHLIPYFIFSAQEGARSALFAATDPQVPEYCEMLKADEWPVCAFISQDCRPANPSEEAHNVQTSYEVWEKTLEMIGLPSDAVERLLDGEEVKCRYGQEQ